CACAGGTGAAGCCATGTTGGCAATTACAAATCATTTCACCGGGGCTACTTTATAGCCTACTGTTAAAACAAAGCCAACACAACAGTGTCATAAATACTAAATTGATAAATCGGCTCAAGGTGCAACGTAACAGTCAGTCAGGCAGAGCTGATAAATCACAAGTAATTGATCTCTGCTCAGATTCTGATCACACTCAGCGGTCCAGTTCGCTTCCATCCTTCTTATAATCTCCTTCGTTTTTTAAGTCTTGGAAAACCTCTGTGAAAAAGTGCGGATCTATATTAATCTGCAGCATTTTGCTGCTCAGTTTATCGATGACATCTAACGAACGATCCCAGAACACGTCCTTATTGGTGTCGATCATGAAGGGCTTGAGAGGGTACGAGATTTCGTTCCCTATGTAGGAATACGCCAGATAGAGGCAGGTCAGAAAGGTCCCGTGGAGTTCACGTGGATTGTCAACATCCTGGTTTACAGTTTCCCGAACGAGCAGATAGACGAACACGAGGTTGGCAGGCGTGATGAACCCGTGGTCCTGCCAGCCCTGCAACAGCAGAGTCCTGTCCACGTTTCGGAACCAGAGGACAACCTCGTTTGGGGTGAGTTCCCTGACTTTGCAGCATCGTTTGCAGAGGAATTCGCCCAGACAACGGAGCAGCTCCCCGGTGGAGGCCTGGACGATCACGCGCCTCGGCGAGACGAGCGACCGGCTGCTGGGCTGCTTCTGAACCGACACCAGTTGCTTCGCCGCTGGAGTGAACTGGTCCTGATTCTGGTCCAGATGGGGAGGAACCGTGGGGATGGGTACCGCGAGAGGTCCATTTTTCGTTGTCTTCTCGGACTGTCGCGATTTCCTGGagttctcctgattcagatgctCGACCTGAGTATCGCTGCTCGCTGGCAGAGGAAGAGGATTCGGACTTACTTTCTTGgcactttttttcttacatgaTGCAGTCACTAGCCGCTTAAATGTGAGCGTGGACACGACCACTGACTGCTTTTTAAGGCTTTTCTCTGTTTTCCCGTTGGCTTCGTCTCCTCCATCTTTCAGAATGGTCCCCTTAGTTCCTATAGGGGATATAGAGAGCACGGTCCCCATATCGCagacaaaaatattatgttacGGCCCTGCGAGCGCGGAGACGTCGCGATGGAAATTGAACGTATCAGATCACAAGGGCAGCTCCATTTGGTTAGTAAAACAGATAGGTTAGCAGGTGTACTGATAGCTCATCAGAAAGGAAATTCCCGAGCAGTCACACTCCCTCCACTCCTTCTGTAGTAGTCACTGCAAGCCAAGTCCTCCTGCATTGCCTACCTCAACTAGAGGGGATTTGTGGTGAGCCAAACCAATCTGACATCAGCTTCTGCTAACCGGGATTATCCCAACGTGTCTGCGTAATTAGCCAACCTCAGGGCTACAGAAGACGAATGACAGACTAAAGCACCAATAGAAGCAAACGCCTGCGTTCACATTATCACTTCAGAAGGTGGAATTTTTAGACCGCATGAGCCAAGTATAGTTCTGCTAATCCCAGACAGGGCACAGTTCTCTCCTTAGCTCTTCCATTTAACCTACTTAGCACTGAAAtagttgaaaaagaaaacaataatcaGTGATTAACCAAGATAAATGTAATaagaaattgcattttttaaaaaaggaaaattgttaggctatttgttattaaaaatatttgtccCTGAGGGTTTCctagacataaaaaataaataaaataaaaataagataattctttgcacatgtttttttatgtttggaacaacttactAAAAGCAAATTAATCTGTTTTGGCAGAAACGGAGGTTACATGAGTACTCCTTTAAGTTTCCATGAGATTATAAAAGGAAACCCAAATTCATCAAGCTGCTCTGTCACACTTAAATCTGGATTAAAGCAGAAAACATTAACATTTGTTCTGTAAATAGCCTATTTACGACAAATTCAATCAtacttcatttattaatatttgtcagGAGACACCTATAAGTGTCATATAGGGATTTTACATTCGTTCTGCTGATGATAAAGAAGATATGATGCAAGATATCAGAATGTAATACAAGCATGAAATGTCTCAAATCCTGTTTACGTTTACAGTTTTCATAATACATAATTCCAGGTTTATTAGACAGCTAGATCAACTTTCACAGTAACACACTTGTTCCTGTGCAAGTTAAATGGTATGGTCTTTGTCTTCTTGCTACTGACCCCATGCTGATCTCCCATCTGTCTGATCATAACAGCTGGCAGGACAGATAAACTGTAATACATGCCAAGGTACCTTTGAATTATACagtattataagaaaa
This genomic stretch from Cyprinus carpio isolate SPL01 chromosome B9, ASM1834038v1, whole genome shotgun sequence harbors:
- the LOC109061776 gene encoding cyclin-dependent kinase 5 activator 1-like, with the translated sequence MGTVLSISPIGTKGTILKDGGDEANGKTEKSLKKQSVVVSTLTFKRLVTASCKKKSAKKVSPNPLPLPASSDTQVEHLNQENSRKSRQSEKTTKNGPLAVPIPTVPPHLDQNQDQFTPAAKQLVSVQKQPSSRSLVSPRRVIVQASTGELLRCLGEFLCKRCCKVRELTPNEVVLWFRNVDRTLLLQGWQDHGFITPANLVFVYLLVRETVNQDVDNPRELHGTFLTCLYLAYSYIGNEISYPLKPFMIDTNKDVFWDRSLDVIDKLSSKMLQINIDPHFFTEVFQDLKNEGDYKKDGSELDR